The Sulfuricurvum sp. DNA window CCTGCCCCGCTTCCCAGTACCCATCGAGTGAGGTGGAGAGATCGGGAAGCGCATAGGTCTCAAACCCGAAATCCTCACAAAACGCTTTGATCTTCTCCACCTCGATCGGTTGCATACTCAGATGTGGAAGAAAAACGAGTTTATCGGGTTTCGTTTCGGTAGCGCTTTGGGTGAGCTGTTCGATCATAGCCGTGACGGTGAGCGCCCATCCGCTCTCCATTCCCCCCTCGTAATCGGGAGTATTGACAAACACGTATGGGATCTCGATATGGGTTCCCACACCACGTACATCATCCCCTTTGGTCTCGGTGAGTCCCGTCGTGTGCAGACCGATCATGGAGGGTTTGAGGTTTTTCTCTTTGTTTTGGATATTCTCTATCGCCATGAGTATCGAGTAATCGCCCCCATCGAGGACGGCGGTGATGTCGCTCACGGAGGTGTTGTTGATCGCGATGGGCTCGTTAAAATGGCGGGTAAAAAAGACTTTGGTATACGAGGCGCACCCCTGCGCAGAGTGCATGAGCGGCATACAATCTTTGACCCCTAAAAATGCGAGGGTTGCCCCCATCGGTTGGGAGTGTTTGATCGGGTTGACTTGAAGCGGTTTGTGCTCGTGTTTAGAGAGGGAGAATTCCATGACAACTCCTTAGTTATCACAGATATTGCAAGAAGTGTGCGAGAAGAGGCTTTATGCAGTTAAAATATTAATGCTATTAGTACTTTCCCATTTTTTAATATTTGCATACAAATCAGTCTGCTGGAAAATCTCTTTATCATAACTCAAAATTAATGCTTTAGTTAATGTATCTTCTGATACTTGATTGGATAGGACTGTTTTAAATCCTATCGATAGTATTTTCATAGTATCGTGTCCTTGAACTAAATTCCAATCATTTATAGCATTACACAAACTATCAATTGAAACTTGAATCTCTTCTATACTTTTTCCTATACAACTTGAAAATACTTCCAAAGGCTCATTTGATGTTGTTTTCCAACTCCAATTTTGTTCATCTATAAATCTTGCAGGAGATAGATTAGTAATAAAATTAAAACCTAGTGAATTAACTTTGTTGTACAAACGTAATTTTCCAAAATTTTTTGATAAGCTTAGAAGATGTTCTTCTATTGCGATATGATGACTCTCTTCAAATATTTTAATTTTACTTTCTACACCATGAACAGAAAGAACTTTTGATAACGCTACTGACTGTAGTAATGATATTTCTAAGTCATTCGCATCTGTTTTCAATAAATTAACCGACGAATAACTGATGGTACATATTGAATCAAAATCATCATCAACAATACCTAATTGAGTGCAAATATCAAGTTTATCTAATTCATTCACCGCACTAATTACAGCATTTTTCTGACCACAGACTATAATTTGACACAGTTGCTTATCAATATGTAAATTCCAAAATGTACTATCTGTTGTGCCCTCAACAAGTAAATAAGCACCATCAAAAGCAGTTTTATTCATTTTAATTTCGGCAATAATTTCACCAGATGATTTGACCATCGAACATAAAGACATATTTAGTCCTCTTCGCCTAGAGAAATCATCAAATCATGGCGATCTCCAACAATATAAGGAGAATGGGTAGCAAGCAAAACATCAAAACTTGCAGTTTTTGCAATATCCATAATATCATTTAAAAACGCTCTTTGCCATGTAACATGCAATGAAAGTTCAGGTTCATCAATCATAACTAAAGCATTAGGTCTTACCTTAAAAAGCAAACTATAGATTAAAACTAATTCATGTTGTTCACCAGATGATAAAACATCAAGTGTCAATTTATCTCCACTAGAATCAATGATAGTAAAACCATCGAGTTTGTCAATTTTTAACTCTTTATTTCTAAATTTTTTATTTATTTTTTCTAACATAACAGTCATTCTTTCCGAAATCGGGTCAAGAACATTTAATTTTTTTTCTGTATCTTCTACATAAAGAGCCATTGGTGTTTTTTGTGAATCATTCAATCCATCTAAAGTTGTAATATCAAATGGATTTGTTACATCTTGTCCCAATAAACCAATCTGCTTTAAATTAGATCGTTTTTGTTCTAATGCCTCCATCCTATTTTTTAAGTCATCTATATTTGTTTGATCAATCGCACCACCTAATAGTCTTTGTGGAAAAGTTTGATCCAAAGATTGTGATACTTTTGCATATTCCGTTAAAGTATCGTTGATGCGCTTTTTTAAATCTTTTGCATATTCTTGCACTGTGGAACTAAATAAATTTTCTTCTCGTTCGTAAGCAATCCGATTAGAACGGTCATAATAAGAAGAAACATTAAACAAACGTTGCGTTTCTATTAAATGTGTTTCTATTTTCTTTACAATAGGACCTAACCATTCAGGAGTAGCAAACTTTTTTTTGATACTATCTGGAACTTGGTCATAATAATTCGCAAAAAGCTCTTCTGATGAATATTTTGTTCCCGTATGTCTATCTATCCACATATCTTCAGCCGTTCTTGATAAAGGCATTTCACGTCTAATATACATTAAAACTTTTTCAAAATCTTTTTTGTCTATAGAAGCTTTTTGATTACGATCTATTCCATTTTCATCAATTAAAAAAAATTCAAAATCGAATCCATCTTTGATATCATTAGAATTTTTTCTAATCCCTACTTTCTTTCCATTATTGAAAATAATTTCAAATTTATCAAAAGGTATCTTATTGAATTGAAAATATTTTCCTTCTGTAAAAGCCTCAACAAAACGTAAAATTTGAGTTTTTCCAATTCCATTCGGACCATGTATAATAGTTACTCTATCTAATAAATTCAGCTTAACATTATGGTCATATAAGCCAAATAATCCATCAATACTAATTTCAGAAATTCTTAATAACTCGTCTTGAATTACCACAATACACCTCTTTATAGTTGAACTCATAAATCAATACAAATTTTACTTTTACTTTTTAGTGAATGATTTTAATCTATATATGCAAAATAAATTCTTGATTTGAGAATTTTTTTTATTTTTATTGTTCCCTCCACGTATAATAAACCACTCCACCGCTTCGATACACACAAAATATTCTTATGATACGTTTTTAGCCTCTAATCGTATCAATATTTGATACGATTAATACAAATCACCTCACAAAATGATTTTATTTAAGTGTATATTCACAATTTTATGCCGATTAACGGTATGATTTAACCTAATAATAACAAGGAAATACTATGATTCGTACCGCTAAAAATAAACTCATTTCTCTCCTCTTTCTCACCATTGCTTCTTCACTGTATGGTGGAACGATGGATACACCATTAGGCGTATGGCTCACCATCGATGACAGCACCCATCAGCCCAAATCCCTTATACAGATCACCCGAAGCAATGACGGTACACTC harbors:
- a CDS encoding AAA family ATPase — translated: MVIQDELLRISEISIDGLFGLYDHNVKLNLLDRVTIIHGPNGIGKTQILRFVEAFTEGKYFQFNKIPFDKFEIIFNNGKKVGIRKNSNDIKDGFDFEFFLIDENGIDRNQKASIDKKDFEKVLMYIRREMPLSRTAEDMWIDRHTGTKYSSEELFANYYDQVPDSIKKKFATPEWLGPIVKKIETHLIETQRLFNVSSYYDRSNRIAYEREENLFSSTVQEYAKDLKKRINDTLTEYAKVSQSLDQTFPQRLLGGAIDQTNIDDLKNRMEALEQKRSNLKQIGLLGQDVTNPFDITTLDGLNDSQKTPMALYVEDTEKKLNVLDPISERMTVMLEKINKKFRNKELKIDKLDGFTIIDSSGDKLTLDVLSSGEQHELVLIYSLLFKVRPNALVMIDEPELSLHVTWQRAFLNDIMDIAKTASFDVLLATHSPYIVGDRHDLMISLGEED
- a CDS encoding DUF4435 domain-containing protein; translated protein: MSLCSMVKSSGEIIAEIKMNKTAFDGAYLLVEGTTDSTFWNLHIDKQLCQIIVCGQKNAVISAVNELDKLDICTQLGIVDDDFDSICTISYSSVNLLKTDANDLEISLLQSVALSKVLSVHGVESKIKIFEESHHIAIEEHLLSLSKNFGKLRLYNKVNSLGFNFITNLSPARFIDEQNWSWKTTSNEPLEVFSSCIGKSIEEIQVSIDSLCNAINDWNLVQGHDTMKILSIGFKTVLSNQVSEDTLTKALILSYDKEIFQQTDLYANIKKWESTNSINILTA
- a CDS encoding nitrogenase component 1, whose amino-acid sequence is MEFSLSKHEHKPLQVNPIKHSQPMGATLAFLGVKDCMPLMHSAQGCASYTKVFFTRHFNEPIAINNTSVSDITAVLDGGDYSILMAIENIQNKEKNLKPSMIGLHTTGLTETKGDDVRGVGTHIEIPYVFVNTPDYEGGMESGWALTVTAMIEQLTQSATETKPDKLVFLPHLSMQPIEVEKIKAFCEDFGFETYALPDLSTSLDGYWEAGQ